The following proteins are co-located in the Clostridiales bacterium genome:
- a CDS encoding VOC family protein, whose translation MSYLWTTITVKDLDESLTFYQEIVGLPLNARFQAGPETEIAFLGDGETKVELITYKGKDAAPVGTGISLGFSVVSLEDKITFLKEMGIGIDGEIISPNPHARFFFIQDPNGLRIQFVEQK comes from the coding sequence ATGAGCTATTTATGGACGACTATTACTGTGAAGGACCTGGATGAATCCCTCACATTTTATCAGGAAATCGTAGGCTTGCCTTTAAATGCAAGGTTTCAGGCAGGACCGGAAACGGAGATTGCTTTCTTAGGAGATGGTGAAACAAAAGTTGAGCTCATCACATACAAAGGAAAAGATGCAGCACCGGTAGGAACGGGAATTTCGCTTGGCTTTTCCGTAGTTTCACTTGAGGATAAAATCACGTTTCTGAAAGAAATGGGGATTGGTATTGATGGAGAGATCATTTCCCCCAACCCTCATGCCAGGTTTTTCTTTATTCAGGACCCCAATGGGCTGCGCATCCAGTTTGTGGAACAAAAATAG
- a CDS encoding molybdenum cofactor guanylyltransferase, with protein sequence MTAATAIILAGGFSSRMNRNNKALLKMGGKRLIEIILSQVAVFDEVLIVSNTPEDYAALGVRTVTDIIPQMGPLSGIHSGLTHASNAYSIVVPCDMPFINSQLLLYLASQAEGYDAVVPKFEDQYQPLCSVYSKTCIDPIRYCLENDLRKITRFYSMIRIKEIPGSELSGFGDPQVFFRNINDPMEYEAFCLK encoded by the coding sequence ATGACAGCAGCAACCGCAATTATTCTTGCCGGCGGATTCAGCAGCCGGATGAACAGAAATAATAAAGCCCTCCTGAAAATGGGAGGGAAACGTCTCATTGAAATTATTCTCAGTCAAGTAGCCGTATTTGACGAAGTCCTGATTGTTTCCAACACGCCGGAAGATTACGCCGCCCTAGGGGTAAGAACCGTAACAGATATTATCCCGCAAATGGGGCCTTTAAGCGGTATCCATTCCGGTCTCACCCATGCAAGCAATGCGTACAGCATCGTAGTTCCATGTGATATGCCCTTTATCAATTCTCAGCTGCTCCTTTATCTTGCCAGTCAAGCCGAGGGATATGATGCAGTTGTGCCGAAATTTGAGGATCAGTACCAGCCCCTATGCAGCGTGTACAGCAAAACCTGCATCGACCCCATAAGATACTGTCTGGAAAATGATCTTCGCAAAATTACGAGATTCTATTCCATGATACGGATCAAAGAGATACCCGGATCTGAACTGAGCGGCTTCGGTGATCCTCAAGTCTTCTTCCGAAACATTAATGATCCCATGGAGTATGAAGCGTTCTGCCTGAAGTAA